ACCACCACGTCATCCATGGCCGCATTGTCGGCATTCCATGTTGGTGTCAGGGTCGGACATGTAGAGGCCGGTTTACGCACCTATGATAAAACGGCACCATTCCCTGAAGAAATAAACAGACAGCTTACCGGCCGGATAGCAGACTTTCATTTTGCCCCCACCTTACTGGCAAAGCATAATCTTTTGGGCGAGCACGTGCCCGCAGACCGAATCGTCGTCACCGGGAATACGGTGGTCGATGCACTGCATTGGGCAAAGCAAAAAATACAGGCAGGCTATAATCACCCGGTCATCCGTGCATTACAGGCCTTTGCAGGCAAGAAAATAGTTTTGGTTACCGGACACCGGCGTGAGAATTTCGGTGACGGCTTCGCCGCGGTGTGCGCTGCGCTTAAAAACATTGCCCAACGGAAGGACGTGCTGATCGTATTTCCGGTGCACCTCAATCCCATGGTCAGGAAGCCGGTAGATGACCTGCTTGCGGGCGTTGGGAATATTCATCTAATGGAACCTGTGGAGTATCCGGTGATGATATGGCTGCTCGAAAACTGCAGCCTGATTATCTCTGATTCAGGGGGCATACAGGAAGAAGCCCCCGCCTTCATGAAGCCTATTCTGGTCACCCGGGATGTGTCAGAGCGGCCGGAAGGCGTAGACAGCGGTTACGCAACGCTTGTTGGAACCAACGCAGAACGCATCGTCAGCATGGCCGCGCAATTCCTTGATACACCTTTTGAAAATAGAAATGCGAATCCATACGGAGACGGACAGGCCTCGCAGCGGATTTCCGACTTCATTAAAGCGCATTGCCATTGAGTACAGTAAGTAATATATTGGTCATAACAGATTCCATCAATGTTGACGACAGCAGCGGGTCAAAAGCCAATGTGGCATTGATCAGCAATCTTGCAGCCGCCGGATTTAACGTGGACGTGTATCATTATACCTTGCGGGATATCACACTCGAAGGCGTGAAAACTTTTGCCATACCGGAAATTAAATTCAGTCTCCAGTACTTCCTGAGCCGCTCCCAACGGGTATTGAGCCGAAAATTCGGTATTGAACTGGCTCGTAACCTCGAACGCATTTTCGGGTTTTCATTTACATTCTTTAATGATACCAGGAGCATCAGGAAAGCAATCATCGGTATTAAGAAGGAATACGATCTGGTGCTTACATTAAGTAAAGGTGGTAGTTTCCGCCCACATTATGCTGTGCTGCAATTGCCGCAGCTGCATCAAAAATGGCTGGCCTATGTGCATGACCCGTTTCCGTTTCACTACTATCCAAGGCCTTATAATTGGGTTGAAGTGAGCCACCTACAGAAGGAACGCTTTTTCAGGAAAGTGTCGCAGAAGGCGAGGTACAGTGGTTTTCCCTCACAACTGCTTATGGAGTGGATGGGCAGTTATTTCGAAGACTTTCTGCAAACCGGTATTATCATACCGCATCAATTAGCCGATTACAAGATTCATGATCCGTCCTTTCCCGACTATTTTGATCCGTCAAAATTCAACGTGTTGCACGCGGGCAACCTCATGAAGCAGCGGTCTCCCAAAGGACTCCTTGACGGGTTTTTGGAGTTTCTGAGACGAAACCCGGATGCCGCAGCCGATGCCAGGTTGCT
The nucleotide sequence above comes from Flavobacterium magnum. Encoded proteins:
- the wecB gene encoding non-hydrolyzing UDP-N-acetylglucosamine 2-epimerase, whose translation is MSHRKIKILFCFGTRPEAIKMAPLYHTLKNHFEVIVCVTGQHRHMLDQVLEFFEITPHHDLNLMQDGQTLNDLSALIITRFDAVLKKENPDLVLVHGDTTTSSMAALSAFHVGVRVGHVEAGLRTYDKTAPFPEEINRQLTGRIADFHFAPTLLAKHNLLGEHVPADRIVVTGNTVVDALHWAKQKIQAGYNHPVIRALQAFAGKKIVLVTGHRRENFGDGFAAVCAALKNIAQRKDVLIVFPVHLNPMVRKPVDDLLAGVGNIHLMEPVEYPVMIWLLENCSLIISDSGGIQEEAPAFMKPILVTRDVSERPEGVDSGYATLVGTNAERIVSMAAQFLDTPFENRNANPYGDGQASQRISDFIKAHCH
- a CDS encoding glycosyltransferase family 4 protein, coding for MSTVSNILVITDSINVDDSSGSKANVALISNLAAAGFNVDVYHYTLRDITLEGVKTFAIPEIKFSLQYFLSRSQRVLSRKFGIELARNLERIFGFSFTFFNDTRSIRKAIIGIKKEYDLVLTLSKGGSFRPHYAVLQLPQLHQKWLAYVHDPFPFHYYPRPYNWVEVSHLQKERFFRKVSQKARYSGFPSQLLMEWMGSYFEDFLQTGIIIPHQLADYKIHDPSFPDYFDPSKFNVLHAGNLMKQRSPKGLLDGFLEFLRRNPDAAADARLLLIGPADYHREWLAGYSQFSPQVHIVPSSISFDRIYHLQMQSCVNVILESKSEISPFLPAKFPHCISANKPILLLAPYYSEARRLLGQDYQFWSETDDVPRIAGLFERLYEVWKENPENLAMHREDIRDYLSASYLKSAIEKL